A stretch of Pseudomonas sp. 7SR1 DNA encodes these proteins:
- a CDS encoding acyl-CoA dehydrogenase — MDFAYSPKVQELRERVTAFMDAYVYPAEAVFERQVAEGDRWQPTAIMEELKAKAKAEGLWNLFLPESELGAGLTNLEYAPLAEIMGRSLLGPEPFNCSAPDTGNMEVLVRYANEEQKQRWLEPLLRGEIRSAFAMTEPDVASSDATNMAARAERDGDQWVINGKKWWTSGACDPRCKILIFMGLSNPDAPRHAQHSMILVPVDTPGVKIVRPLPVFGYDDAPHGHAEVLFDNVRVPYENVLLGEGRGFEIAQGRLGPGRIHHCMRSIGMAERALELMCKRAVSRTAFGKPLARLGGNIDKIADSRMEIDMARLLTLKAAYMMDTVGNKVAKSEIAQIKVVAPNVALKVIDRAIQIHGGAGVSGDFPLAYMYAMQRTLRLADGPDEVHRAAIGKFEIGKYVPKEMLRSGR, encoded by the coding sequence ATGGATTTTGCCTATTCCCCCAAGGTTCAGGAACTGCGTGAACGCGTCACGGCGTTCATGGATGCCTACGTCTACCCGGCCGAAGCAGTGTTCGAACGACAAGTGGCCGAGGGCGACCGCTGGCAACCCACGGCCATCATGGAAGAGCTCAAGGCCAAGGCCAAGGCAGAAGGCCTGTGGAACCTGTTCCTGCCCGAGTCCGAGCTGGGCGCCGGCCTGACCAACCTGGAATACGCGCCACTGGCAGAGATCATGGGGCGCTCGCTGCTGGGGCCGGAACCGTTCAACTGCTCGGCGCCGGACACCGGCAACATGGAAGTCCTGGTGCGTTACGCCAATGAAGAGCAGAAGCAGCGCTGGCTGGAACCGCTGCTGCGGGGTGAGATCCGGTCGGCCTTCGCCATGACCGAGCCGGATGTGGCCTCTTCGGACGCGACCAACATGGCTGCCCGGGCCGAGCGCGACGGCGACCAGTGGGTGATCAACGGCAAGAAGTGGTGGACCTCGGGCGCCTGCGACCCGCGCTGCAAAATCCTGATCTTCATGGGCCTGAGCAACCCCGATGCGCCGCGCCACGCCCAGCATTCGATGATCCTGGTGCCGGTGGATACCCCCGGGGTCAAGATCGTCCGGCCTTTGCCGGTGTTCGGTTACGACGACGCCCCCCACGGCCATGCCGAAGTGCTGTTCGACAACGTGCGGGTACCATACGAAAACGTCCTGTTGGGTGAAGGACGAGGCTTTGAAATTGCCCAGGGGCGCCTCGGCCCCGGGCGCATCCACCATTGCATGCGGTCCATCGGCATGGCCGAGCGGGCACTGGAATTGATGTGCAAGCGTGCCGTCAGCCGTACCGCCTTCGGCAAGCCGTTGGCACGCCTGGGCGGCAACATCGACAAGATCGCCGACTCGCGGATGGAAATCGACATGGCTCGCCTGCTGACCTTGAAGGCGGCCTACATGATGGACACGGTCGGCAACAAAGTAGCGAAGAGCGAAATCGCCCAGATCAAGGTGGTTGCGCCCAACGTCGCCCTGAAGGTCATCGACCGTGCGATCCAGATCCACGGCGGCGCGGGGGTTTCCGGCGATTTCCCGCTGGCCTACATGTACGCCATGCAACGGACCCTGCGCCTGGCGGACGGCCCCGATGAAGTCCACCGCGCGGCCATCGGCAAGTTCGAGATCGGCAAATACGTGCCCAAGGAGATGTTGCGCAGCGGGCGCTGA
- a CDS encoding hydroxymethylglutaryl-CoA lyase translates to MSLPSFVRLIEVGPRDGLQNEAHPISVADKVRLVDALSAAGLGYIEVGSFVSPKWVPQMAGSAEVFAQIQRKPGVTYGALAPNLRGFEDALAAGVKEVAVFAAASEAFSQRNINCSIKQSLERFAPIMEAAGQNGVSVRGYVSCVLGCPYEGAVKPEQVAWVARELYAMGCYEVSLGDTIGTGTAGATRKMFEVVGEQVPRARLAGHFHDTYGQAMANVYASLLEGIAVFDSSIAGLGGCPYAKGASGNVATEDVLYLLNGLGIETGVDLDALIAAGRQICSVLGRSTGSRVAKALSAQ, encoded by the coding sequence ATGTCCCTTCCCTCCTTTGTACGCTTGATCGAAGTCGGTCCCCGTGACGGCCTGCAGAATGAAGCCCACCCCATCAGTGTCGCCGACAAGGTACGCCTGGTGGATGCCCTCAGTGCCGCTGGCCTGGGTTACATCGAGGTCGGCAGCTTTGTCTCGCCCAAGTGGGTGCCCCAGATGGCCGGCTCCGCCGAAGTGTTCGCGCAAATCCAGCGCAAGCCCGGCGTGACCTATGGCGCCCTGGCACCGAACCTGCGGGGTTTCGAAGACGCTCTGGCGGCCGGCGTGAAGGAAGTGGCGGTGTTCGCGGCTGCGTCCGAGGCGTTCTCGCAGCGCAACATCAACTGCTCCATCAAGCAAAGCCTGGAACGCTTCGCGCCGATCATGGAGGCCGCCGGGCAAAACGGCGTCAGCGTGCGGGGCTACGTGTCCTGTGTGCTGGGCTGCCCGTATGAAGGCGCGGTCAAGCCCGAGCAGGTGGCATGGGTCGCCCGGGAGCTGTATGCGATGGGCTGTTACGAAGTGTCCCTGGGAGACACCATCGGCACCGGTACCGCGGGCGCCACACGCAAGATGTTCGAGGTGGTCGGTGAGCAGGTGCCTCGCGCCAGGCTCGCCGGGCATTTCCACGACACTTACGGTCAGGCCATGGCCAACGTCTACGCCAGCCTGCTGGAAGGCATCGCGGTGTTCGACAGCTCCATTGCCGGCCTCGGTGGCTGCCCCTACGCCAAGGGCGCCAGCGGTAACGTCGCCACCGAGGACGTGCTGTATCTGCTCAATGGCCTGGGCATTGAAACCGGCGTCGACCTGGACGCCTTGATCGCCGCGGGCCGACAGATCTGCAGCGTGCTCGGTCGTTCGACCGGCTCACGGGTCGCCAAGGCCCTCAGTGCACAGTGA
- a CDS encoding LysR family transcriptional regulator gives MNLSKVDLNLFIVFDAIYTEANLTRAGQIVGITQPAVSNALARLRETFNDPLFVRTAQGMVPTPMAQNIIGPVRNALSLLRVSVQESRIFNPLQAVKTYRISMTDLTEGVILPPLFQRLRRLAPTVAIESFLSKRRETTKELAAGRLDFAVDAPLNTDPQVRHVKLMEDRYVCAMRKGHPLASKEKLSLDDYLAQTHVHISSRRNGLGYVDLALGKMGIQRKIALRSQHYLMASQVLQQTDMVMTVPERFARRHDLHAFLLPVNDVPPVETHLYWHESTDQDPANRWMREQMIELCQQVTAHEKKLDKV, from the coding sequence ATGAATCTGAGCAAGGTCGACCTCAACCTTTTCATCGTCTTCGATGCGATCTACACCGAAGCCAACCTGACCCGCGCCGGGCAGATCGTCGGCATCACCCAGCCGGCAGTGTCCAACGCCCTGGCGCGCCTGCGGGAAACCTTCAACGACCCGCTGTTCGTGCGTACCGCCCAGGGCATGGTGCCCACGCCCATGGCCCAGAACATCATCGGCCCGGTGCGCAATGCCCTGTCGCTGCTGCGGGTGTCGGTACAGGAAAGCCGGATCTTCAACCCGCTCCAGGCGGTCAAGACCTACCGCATCAGCATGACCGACCTGACCGAAGGGGTGATCCTGCCGCCGTTGTTCCAGCGCCTGCGCCGCCTGGCGCCCACGGTGGCCATCGAAAGTTTCCTGTCCAAGCGCCGGGAAACCACCAAGGAACTGGCCGCCGGCCGCCTCGACTTTGCCGTGGACGCGCCGCTCAACACCGACCCTCAAGTGCGTCACGTCAAGCTGATGGAAGACCGTTATGTGTGCGCCATGCGCAAAGGCCACCCCTTGGCGAGCAAGGAAAAACTCAGCCTCGATGACTACCTGGCCCAGACCCACGTGCATATTTCCAGCCGACGCAACGGCCTGGGCTATGTGGACCTGGCCCTCGGCAAGATGGGTATCCAGCGCAAGATTGCCCTGCGCTCCCAGCATTACCTGATGGCCTCGCAGGTGCTGCAACAGACCGACATGGTCATGACCGTCCCCGAACGCTTTGCGCGTCGCCATGACCTGCACGCCTTCCTGCTACCGGTCAACGACGTGCCGCCGGTGGAAACCCACCTCTACTGGCATGAAAGCACCGACCAGGACCCGGCCAACCGCTGGATGCGCGAACAGATGATCGAGCTCTGCCAGCAGGTGACGGCGCACGAGAAGAAGCTCGACAAAGTCTGA
- a CDS encoding AMP-binding protein, translated as MDQPGSHSQLSYTRGSQAEALLAQTIGQAFDETASRYPDGEALVVRHQSLRYTWRQLADAVDLHARALLALGLNAGDRLGVWAPNCAQWCISQFASAKIGVILVNINPAYRSGELEYVLKQSGCQWLVCAGAFKRSDYHAMLQTLVPELAEQSIGQLRSERLPDLRGVISLDARPPSGFLPWSQLSGLGAAVTPGQLAERQASLHFDQPVNIQYTSGTTGFPKGATLSHFNILNNGYMVGESLGLSVADRLVIPVPLYHCFGMVMGNLGCMTHGSTMIYPNDAFDPLLTLRTVAEEKATALYGVPTMFIAMLDQPQRGEFDLSSLRTGIMAGATCPIEVMRRVIGEMHMAEVQIAYGMTETSPVSLQTGPSDELELRVATVGRTQPQLESKIIDDAGDIVPRGSIGQLCTRGYSVMLGYWNNPQGTAEAIDRDGWIHTGDLATMDAQGYVCIVGRNKDMIIRGGENVYPRELEELFFTHPAVADVQVIGIPCPRYGEEIVAWIKFHPGHSATGEALQDWCKERVAHFKVPRHFRFVEEFPMTVTGKIQKFRMREISIEELRGESS; from the coding sequence ATGGATCAACCCGGTTCACATTCGCAGCTCAGCTACACCCGTGGTTCCCAGGCCGAGGCCCTGCTGGCGCAGACCATCGGCCAGGCTTTCGACGAGACCGCATCCCGCTATCCCGATGGCGAAGCGTTGGTGGTTCGCCATCAGTCGCTGCGCTACACCTGGCGGCAACTGGCCGACGCGGTTGATTTGCATGCCAGGGCCTTGCTGGCGCTGGGTCTGAACGCTGGCGACCGTCTAGGTGTCTGGGCGCCCAATTGCGCACAGTGGTGCATCAGCCAATTCGCCAGCGCGAAAATCGGCGTGATCCTGGTCAACATCAATCCTGCCTATCGCAGCGGTGAGCTGGAGTATGTGCTCAAGCAATCCGGCTGCCAGTGGCTGGTGTGCGCCGGGGCGTTCAAGCGCTCCGACTACCACGCCATGCTGCAGACCCTCGTGCCTGAGCTGGCAGAGCAATCGATCGGCCAGCTGCGCAGCGAACGCCTGCCGGATCTGCGAGGTGTGATCAGCCTCGATGCCCGGCCGCCCTCCGGTTTCCTGCCCTGGTCGCAACTGTCGGGCCTGGGCGCGGCGGTGACCCCCGGTCAATTGGCCGAGCGCCAGGCCAGCCTGCATTTCGATCAACCGGTGAATATCCAATACACCTCCGGCACCACCGGTTTCCCCAAGGGCGCAACCCTCAGTCATTTCAACATTCTCAACAATGGCTACATGGTCGGCGAAAGCCTCGGCCTGAGCGTCGCCGACAGGCTGGTGATCCCGGTGCCGCTCTATCATTGCTTCGGCATGGTCATGGGCAACCTGGGCTGCATGACCCATGGCAGCACGATGATCTACCCCAACGATGCCTTCGACCCGCTGTTGACCCTTCGCACCGTGGCCGAGGAAAAGGCCACCGCGCTGTATGGCGTACCGACCATGTTCATCGCCATGCTGGACCAGCCGCAGCGCGGCGAATTCGACCTGTCCAGCCTGCGCACCGGCATCATGGCCGGGGCGACCTGCCCGATCGAAGTGATGCGGCGGGTCATCGGCGAGATGCACATGGCCGAAGTCCAGATCGCCTACGGCATGACGGAAACCAGTCCGGTATCGCTGCAGACCGGTCCTTCAGACGAGCTGGAGCTACGCGTGGCCACCGTGGGTCGGACCCAGCCGCAGCTGGAAAGCAAGATCATCGACGACGCCGGCGATATCGTGCCCCGTGGCAGCATTGGCCAATTGTGTACCCGTGGTTACAGCGTGATGCTCGGCTACTGGAACAATCCCCAGGGAACCGCCGAGGCCATCGACCGGGACGGCTGGATACACACCGGCGACCTGGCCACCATGGACGCGCAGGGGTACGTCTGCATTGTCGGGCGTAACAAGGACATGATCATCCGTGGCGGGGAGAATGTTTACCCCCGCGAGCTGGAAGAGCTCTTCTTCACCCACCCGGCCGTGGCGGATGTGCAGGTGATAGGCATCCCTTGTCCACGCTATGGTGAAGAAATCGTTGCCTGGATCAAGTTCCATCCTGGCCACAGTGCCACCGGCGAGGCGTTGCAGGACTGGTGCAAGGAGCGGGTCGCCCATTTCAAGGTGCCGCGTCATTTCAGGTTCGTCGAGGAATTCCCCATGACCGTGACCGGCAAGATCCAGAAATTCCGCATGCGCGAGATCAGCATCGAGGAGCTGCGCGGGGAGTCGAGCTAG
- a CDS encoding isovaleryl-CoA dehydrogenase: MSYPSLNFALGETIDMLRDQVQAFVRAELAPRAAQIDIDNLFPADMWRKFGDMGLLGITVPEAYGGAGLGYLAHVVAMEEISRGSASVALSYGAHSNLCVNQINRNGNHEQKTRYLPKLISGEHVGALAMSEPNAGSDVVSMKLRADKRGDRYVLNGSKTWITNGPDANTYVIYAKTDLEKGAHGITAFIVERDWKGFSRSNKFDKLGMRGSNTCELFFDDVEVPEENILGALNGGVKVLMSGLDYERVVLSGGPTGIMQACMDLVVPYIHDRKQFGQSIGEFQLIQGKVADMYTQLNASRAYLYAVAQACERGETTRKDAAGVILYTAERATQMALEAIQILGGNGYINEFPAGRLLRDAKLYEIGAGTSEIRRMLIGRELFNETK; encoded by the coding sequence ATGAGCTACCCTTCCCTGAATTTTGCCCTCGGCGAAACCATCGACATGCTGCGCGACCAGGTGCAGGCCTTCGTCAGGGCCGAGCTGGCACCGCGAGCGGCGCAGATCGATATCGATAACCTGTTTCCCGCCGACATGTGGCGCAAGTTCGGCGACATGGGTCTGTTGGGCATCACCGTGCCGGAAGCCTACGGTGGCGCCGGCCTGGGTTACCTGGCTCATGTCGTGGCGATGGAAGAGATCAGCCGCGGCTCGGCCTCGGTCGCCCTCTCCTACGGCGCCCACTCCAACCTCTGTGTGAACCAGATCAACCGTAACGGCAATCACGAACAGAAAACCCGCTACCTGCCCAAACTGATCAGCGGCGAACACGTCGGCGCCCTGGCCATGAGCGAACCCAATGCCGGCTCCGACGTGGTGTCCATGAAACTGCGGGCCGACAAACGTGGCGACCGCTATGTGCTCAACGGCAGCAAGACCTGGATCACCAACGGTCCCGATGCCAACACATATGTGATCTACGCCAAGACCGACCTGGAAAAGGGTGCCCACGGCATCACCGCGTTCATCGTCGAGCGCGACTGGAAAGGCTTCAGCCGCAGCAACAAGTTCGACAAGCTCGGCATGCGCGGCTCCAACACGTGCGAGCTTTTTTTCGATGACGTCGAAGTGCCGGAAGAAAACATCCTCGGTGCGCTCAACGGCGGGGTGAAGGTCCTGATGAGCGGCCTCGACTATGAACGCGTGGTGTTGTCAGGCGGCCCCACCGGGATCATGCAGGCGTGCATGGACCTGGTCGTCCCCTACATCCACGACCGCAAGCAGTTCGGCCAGAGCATCGGCGAATTCCAGTTGATCCAGGGCAAGGTGGCCGACATGTACACCCAGCTCAACGCCAGCCGTGCCTACCTCTATGCGGTGGCCCAGGCCTGCGAGCGCGGCGAAACCACTCGCAAGGACGCTGCCGGGGTCATCCTCTATACCGCCGAACGCGCCACGCAAATGGCCCTTGAGGCCATCCAAATCCTGGGCGGCAACGGCTATATCAATGAATTCCCCGCCGGACGCCTGTTGCGTGACGCCAAGCTGTACGAGATCGGCGCCGGCACCAGTGAGATTCGTAGGATGCTGATCGGTCGCGAACTGTTCAACGAAACGAAATGA
- a CDS encoding isocitrate lyase/PEP mutase family protein, protein MSRLSHQDLRRSFRQLLASRTCYHTASVFDPMSARIAADLGFEVGILGGSVASLQVLGAPDFALITLSEFAEQATRIGRVAQLPVIADADHGYGNALNVMRTIIELERAGVAALTIEDTLLPAQFGRKSTDLISVAEGVGKIRAALEARVDPEMAIIARTNAGILPVQEVISRTQQYERAGADGICMVGVQDFDHLEKISENLNVPLMLVTYGNPLLRDDKRLAELGVRVTIDGHGAYFAAIKATYDSLREQRQIFTQASDLSATELTHTYTQPEEYIRWAEEYMSVKE, encoded by the coding sequence ATGTCCAGGCTTTCCCATCAAGATTTACGCCGTAGCTTTCGTCAACTGCTGGCTTCCCGGACCTGCTATCACACCGCCTCGGTGTTCGACCCGATGTCGGCGCGCATCGCCGCCGACCTGGGTTTCGAAGTAGGGATCCTGGGAGGATCGGTCGCGTCGTTGCAAGTATTGGGGGCGCCGGACTTCGCGCTGATCACCCTGAGCGAATTCGCCGAACAGGCCACCCGCATCGGTCGCGTGGCCCAATTGCCGGTCATCGCCGATGCCGACCATGGCTATGGCAACGCCCTGAACGTGATGCGCACCATCATCGAGCTCGAGCGTGCCGGGGTGGCCGCCCTGACCATCGAGGACACGCTGCTGCCGGCCCAGTTCGGGCGCAAGTCCACGGACCTGATCAGCGTCGCCGAGGGCGTCGGCAAGATCCGCGCGGCGCTGGAGGCCCGCGTCGATCCGGAAATGGCGATCATCGCCCGCACCAACGCCGGCATCCTGCCGGTCCAGGAAGTCATCAGCCGTACCCAGCAATATGAACGTGCCGGGGCGGACGGGATCTGCATGGTGGGTGTCCAGGACTTCGATCACCTGGAAAAGATCAGCGAGAACCTGAATGTGCCGCTGATGCTCGTCACCTACGGCAATCCGCTCCTGCGGGACGACAAGCGCCTGGCCGAGCTGGGCGTGCGGGTTACCATCGATGGCCACGGCGCCTACTTCGCCGCGATCAAGGCCACGTACGACAGCCTTCGCGAGCAGCGGCAGATCTTCACCCAGGCATCGGACCTCAGCGCCACCGAACTGACCCACACCTACACCCAGCCCGAGGAATATATCCGTTGGGCCGAGGAGTACATGAGCGTCAAGGAGTAA
- the astA gene encoding arginine N-succinyltransferase, producing MIVRPVAITDLPSLLELARCAGPGFTSLPANEERLAHRVRWAQRTFAGQVERADADYLFVLEDDDRQVVGISALTGAVGLREPWYNYRVGVTVSSAPELGIQRQIPTLFLNNEMTGQSEICSLFLHPAQRHGHNGRLLSLARLLFVAEFSQLFGEKLIAELRGHADENGCSPFWDSLGRHFFKKDFSYADQLSGMGNKSFIAELMPRQPLYTCMLTEQAQAAIGRAHPNTEPALKILGAEGFSHKGYIDIFDGGPVIEAPVSKIRSVRDSQSLALAIGTLDEQAPVWLIHNRRLANCRVTSARAHQHGHSLLVDRLTVKRLQMQPGDTVRAVPLLGQGRQAAAA from the coding sequence ATGATTGTCCGCCCGGTCGCCATTACCGACCTGCCGTCCTTGCTGGAACTGGCGCGCTGCGCCGGGCCGGGGTTCACCAGCCTGCCGGCCAACGAGGAACGCCTGGCCCACCGCGTACGCTGGGCCCAGCGCACCTTTGCCGGGCAGGTCGAGCGCGCCGACGCCGACTACCTGTTCGTGCTGGAGGACGACGACCGCCAAGTGGTTGGCATCAGCGCCCTGACCGGTGCCGTCGGGCTGCGGGAGCCGTGGTACAACTATCGGGTCGGGGTCACCGTCAGCTCGGCCCCGGAACTGGGCATCCAGCGGCAGATCCCCACCCTGTTTCTCAACAACGAGATGACCGGGCAATCGGAAATCTGCTCCCTGTTCCTGCACCCCGCCCAGCGTCACGGCCATAACGGGCGCCTGCTGTCCCTGGCGCGCCTGTTGTTCGTCGCCGAATTCTCCCAGCTGTTCGGCGAGAAACTCATCGCCGAGCTGCGAGGCCATGCCGACGAGAACGGTTGCTCGCCATTCTGGGACAGCCTGGGACGACACTTCTTCAAGAAAGACTTCAGCTATGCCGATCAGTTGTCCGGCATGGGCAACAAGTCTTTCATTGCCGAGTTGATGCCGCGCCAGCCGCTGTATACCTGCATGCTCACCGAACAGGCACAGGCCGCCATTGGCCGTGCCCATCCGAACACTGAACCGGCCCTGAAGATTCTCGGCGCCGAGGGCTTCAGCCATAAGGGCTACATCGATATCTTCGACGGGGGCCCGGTGATCGAGGCGCCAGTGTCGAAGATCCGCAGCGTGCGTGACAGCCAGTCACTGGCCCTGGCCATCGGCACGCTGGACGAACAGGCACCGGTCTGGCTGATCCACAACCGGCGCCTGGCGAACTGCCGCGTCACCAGCGCCCGGGCCCATCAGCACGGCCACAGCCTGCTGGTCGATCGCCTTACCGTCAAACGCCTGCAGATGCAGCCGGGCGATACGGTGCGCGCCGTGCCGCTGCTCGGTCAGGGACGCCAGGCTGCGGCGGCTTAG
- a CDS encoding MerR family transcriptional regulator, with amino-acid sequence MSSQTYSISDLARELDITTRAIRFYEEQGLLSPERRGQERIYSPRDKVSLKLILRGKRIGFSLAECRELIELYDPSSGNQKQLNSMLAKIAERREQLEQQLLDIEQMKLELDTAEERCIQALEQTLKGQEAVQ; translated from the coding sequence ATGAGCAGCCAGACCTACAGCATCTCCGATCTTGCCCGGGAGCTTGATATCACGACCCGGGCAATCCGCTTCTATGAAGAACAGGGCCTGCTGAGCCCTGAGCGACGAGGCCAGGAACGCATCTATTCACCACGGGACAAGGTCAGCCTCAAGCTCATTCTGCGCGGCAAGCGCATCGGGTTTTCCCTGGCCGAATGCCGCGAACTGATCGAACTCTACGACCCTTCCAGCGGTAACCAGAAGCAGTTGAACAGCATGCTGGCGAAAATCGCCGAGCGCCGGGAACAACTCGAACAGCAACTGCTGGACATCGAGCAGATGAAGCTGGAACTCGATACGGCCGAGGAACGCTGCATCCAGGCACTGGAGCAAACGCTCAAGGGACAGGAAGCTGTCCAGTAA
- a CDS encoding arginine N-succinyltransferase, whose product MLALRPVQPSDLPQLQQLARDSLVGVTSLPDDIERLREKILDSCASFEADVRAPGGENYFFVLQDLVSGRLVGCSEILASTGCNEPFYSLRNRPFSSESRELNIQHGVPALSLCQDLQGQTLLRGFHIDADRVRTAESELLSRARLMFIAAHPQRFAESVITEIVGYSDDDGQSPFWDAIGQHFFDLPYVEAERLCGLQSRSFLAELMPQYPLYVPMLPPEAQACIGRVHPDGQEAFDILAREGFETNSYVDLFDGGPTLHARIANIRSIARSRMVQTWKSSQIDARGRYLVSNDRLADYRAIVAELDVAAEGPVALTPDMLAALDIDEGERIRVITL is encoded by the coding sequence ATGCTGGCCTTACGTCCAGTTCAACCAAGCGATTTGCCGCAACTGCAGCAACTGGCCCGTGACAGTCTGGTGGGGGTGACGTCGCTTCCAGACGACATCGAGCGCCTGCGAGAAAAAATCCTCGACTCGTGCGCATCGTTCGAGGCTGATGTGCGAGCACCTGGCGGGGAAAACTATTTTTTCGTGTTGCAGGACCTGGTCTCCGGGCGCCTGGTGGGCTGTTCCGAAATCCTCGCCAGCACCGGTTGCAACGAACCGTTCTACAGCCTGCGCAACCGCCCGTTCTCCAGCGAGTCCCGGGAGTTGAACATCCAGCATGGCGTACCGGCACTGTCGCTGTGCCAGGATCTGCAGGGCCAGACGCTGCTGCGCGGTTTCCACATCGACGCCGACCGGGTGCGCACGGCGGAATCGGAGTTGCTGTCCAGGGCCCGCCTGATGTTCATCGCCGCGCATCCGCAACGCTTCGCCGAATCGGTCATCACCGAAATCGTCGGTTACAGCGACGATGACGGCCAGTCGCCATTCTGGGATGCAATCGGCCAGCACTTCTTCGACCTGCCCTACGTCGAAGCCGAACGGTTGTGCGGCCTGCAAAGCCGATCCTTCCTCGCCGAATTGATGCCCCAGTACCCGCTCTATGTGCCGATGCTGCCGCCCGAGGCCCAGGCCTGCATCGGTCGGGTTCATCCCGATGGCCAGGAAGCCTTCGACATCCTGGCGCGCGAAGGCTTCGAGACCAACAGCTATGTAGACCTGTTCGACGGCGGGCCAACCCTGCACGCCCGTATCGCCAACATCCGCTCCATCGCCCGAAGTCGCATGGTCCAGACCTGGAAGAGCTCGCAGATTGACGCCCGGGGCCGCTACCTGGTGAGCAACGACCGCCTTGCAGACTATCGCGCCATCGTGGCCGAGCTGGATGTCGCCGCCGAGGGGCCCGTGGCCCTGACGCCCGACATGCTCGCCGCGCTGGACATCGACGAAGGCGAACGGATCCGGGTGATCACCCTATGA